A single window of Rhizobium sp. CCGE531 DNA harbors:
- a CDS encoding MFS transporter: protein MNSSYRWVIVGAGALMTCVALGAMFSLAIFQVPIAADTGWSHAGIAAAMTLNFLTMGLGAFAWGAASDRFGIRIVVTIGALLLGLALVLASRAGSLLQFQLTYGILVGLAASAFFAPMIAATTAWFDKGRGLAVSLVSAGMGVAPMTVSPFARYLISAYDWRFAMLVIGIIAWVLLIPAALLVRRAPVLAETSSSGGQAQEKGLPLGRIFRSPQFLVLGATFFACCAAHSGPIFHMVSYATICGVGPMAAVSIYSVEGLAGLGGRLLYGTLADRLGVKPVLVAGLLVQAAALATYLLVSELGEFYALAVVFGSAYGGVMPLYAVLAREYFGPRVIGTVFGAVSMLSSIGMAAGPLIGGWIFDSFANYSWLFIGSSMVGLGAAGIALAFPPMRRLQLQPA from the coding sequence ATGAATTCGTCCTATCGTTGGGTGATTGTCGGTGCCGGTGCGCTGATGACCTGTGTGGCGCTCGGCGCGATGTTTTCCTTGGCGATCTTTCAGGTGCCCATTGCCGCCGACACGGGCTGGTCGCATGCCGGCATCGCGGCCGCCATGACGCTGAATTTCCTGACGATGGGTTTGGGCGCCTTCGCCTGGGGCGCCGCAAGCGACCGTTTCGGTATCCGTATCGTGGTCACGATCGGGGCGCTGCTGCTCGGGCTCGCACTGGTCCTGGCGAGCCGGGCCGGCTCGCTTCTGCAATTCCAATTGACCTACGGCATTCTCGTCGGCCTTGCGGCCAGCGCCTTTTTCGCGCCGATGATCGCGGCGACAACCGCATGGTTCGACAAGGGTAGAGGCCTGGCGGTGTCGCTGGTGTCGGCCGGCATGGGTGTCGCGCCGATGACCGTATCGCCTTTCGCCCGCTACCTCATTTCAGCTTATGACTGGCGCTTCGCCATGCTTGTCATCGGCATAATAGCGTGGGTCCTTCTTATCCCGGCGGCACTGCTGGTGCGGCGGGCGCCCGTTCTGGCAGAGACGTCCAGCTCGGGTGGGCAGGCGCAGGAGAAGGGCCTGCCGCTCGGCCGGATCTTCCGCTCGCCGCAATTCCTCGTCCTTGGCGCCACCTTCTTTGCCTGCTGCGCGGCCCATTCCGGACCGATCTTCCATATGGTCAGCTATGCCACGATCTGCGGCGTAGGCCCGATGGCTGCGGTCAGCATCTACAGCGTCGAGGGACTTGCCGGCCTCGGAGGCCGCCTGCTCTACGGCACGCTCGCCGACAGGCTCGGCGTCAAACCTGTGCTGGTCGCCGGCCTGCTGGTACAGGCGGCAGCGCTTGCGACCTATCTGCTGGTCAGCGAACTCGGCGAGTTCTATGCCCTGGCGGTCGTCTTCGGCAGTGCCTATGGCGGCGTCATGCCGCTTTATGCGGTGCTTGCGCGCGAATATTTCGGGCCGCGCGTCATCGGCACCGTCTTCGGCGCGGTATCGATGCTCTCAAGCATCGGCATGGCGGCCGGGCCACTGATCGGCGGCTGGATATTCGATAGTTTCGCCAATTACTCGTGGCTGTTCATCGGCTCGTCCATGGTCGGGCTGGGGGCAGCCGGCATCGCCCTTGCCTTTCCGCCGATGCGGCGCCTGCAGCTGCAGCCGGCATGA
- a CDS encoding MFS transporter: MATTSMAETNGRGMTREEKKVIFASSLGTVFEWYDFYLYGSLAAFIGAAFFSDYPEATRNLFALLAFAAGFLVRPFGALVFGRIGDLVGRKYTFLVTILIMGLSTFLVGVLPGAASWGIAAPVILIILRLLQGLALGGEYGGAATYVAEHAPDNKRGYYTSWIQTTATLGLFLSLIVILIVQNALGKEAFAAWGWRIPFLLSCLLLAISVWIRLSLSESPAFKKMKEEGKGSKAPLSEAFGQWKNAKIALIALLGLTAGQAVVWYAGQFYSLFFLQNVLKVDGQSVNIMIAIALLIGSGFFVFFGWLSDKIGRKPIIMAGLVLAILTYFPLFKALTHAANPALAQAEQTIRATVTAAPGDCTFQFNPVGTAKFNNSCDIATSFLSKSSVPYTVAEGPAGQPATVKVGDATVTSYDATAAAAGAAAKSAVFTHDMNLALQKAGFPLARDPAKVPDAKLDAFIAANPELGLNAATVRAGDKTVTPVADLVKAKLLTADQAGGATEMPVYTVAKGGAFKMVADPPAINWPLTILILTILVIYVTMVYGPIAAILVEMFPTRIRYTGMSLPYHIGNGWFGGLLPATVFAMSAATGDIYYGLWYPIAIAAMTLVIGLIFVRETKGVDLNAIK; this comes from the coding sequence ATGGCAACCACGTCCATGGCCGAGACGAACGGTCGAGGCATGACCCGGGAAGAGAAGAAGGTCATCTTCGCCTCTTCGCTCGGCACAGTGTTCGAATGGTACGACTTCTATCTCTATGGGTCGCTGGCCGCTTTCATCGGTGCGGCCTTCTTTAGCGACTATCCGGAGGCGACCCGCAATCTCTTTGCCCTGCTGGCCTTCGCCGCGGGCTTTCTCGTCCGGCCATTCGGCGCCCTGGTCTTCGGACGGATCGGCGACCTCGTGGGACGCAAATATACCTTCCTCGTCACCATCCTGATCATGGGTCTCTCGACCTTTCTGGTCGGCGTTCTCCCGGGTGCGGCCAGCTGGGGTATCGCCGCCCCCGTGATCCTGATCATCCTGCGCCTGCTGCAGGGCCTGGCGCTTGGCGGCGAATATGGTGGTGCGGCCACCTATGTCGCCGAGCATGCGCCTGACAACAAGCGTGGCTACTATACGTCCTGGATCCAGACGACGGCAACGCTCGGCCTGTTCCTGTCGCTGATCGTCATCCTGATCGTGCAGAACGCCCTGGGCAAGGAAGCCTTTGCCGCCTGGGGCTGGCGCATTCCCTTCCTGCTGTCCTGCCTTCTGCTTGCTATCTCCGTCTGGATCCGGCTGTCGCTCAGTGAATCGCCGGCCTTCAAGAAGATGAAAGAAGAAGGCAAGGGCTCCAAGGCGCCGCTCTCCGAGGCCTTCGGCCAATGGAAGAATGCAAAGATCGCCCTTATCGCCCTGCTCGGCCTCACCGCCGGTCAGGCGGTCGTCTGGTATGCCGGCCAGTTCTACTCGCTGTTCTTCCTGCAGAACGTGCTGAAGGTCGACGGCCAGTCGGTCAACATCATGATCGCGATCGCGCTCCTGATCGGCAGCGGCTTTTTCGTGTTCTTCGGCTGGCTCTCCGACAAGATCGGCCGCAAGCCGATCATCATGGCAGGTCTCGTTCTGGCGATCCTGACCTATTTCCCGCTGTTCAAGGCGTTGACCCATGCGGCAAATCCGGCACTCGCCCAGGCGGAGCAGACCATCCGCGCCACGGTGACGGCAGCTCCCGGCGATTGCACATTCCAGTTCAATCCCGTGGGAACGGCGAAATTCAACAATTCATGCGATATCGCGACGTCGTTCCTGTCGAAGTCATCCGTTCCCTATACGGTTGCCGAAGGACCGGCCGGCCAGCCGGCAACCGTCAAGGTCGGCGACGCAACGGTGACGTCCTATGACGCCACGGCGGCGGCTGCAGGTGCGGCGGCCAAGAGCGCCGTCTTCACGCATGACATGAACCTTGCTTTGCAAAAGGCAGGCTTCCCGCTCGCCCGCGATCCCGCCAAGGTTCCCGACGCCAAGCTCGACGCCTTCATCGCCGCCAACCCGGAACTCGGGCTGAATGCCGCAACCGTGCGCGCGGGCGACAAGACGGTGACGCCCGTTGCCGATCTCGTGAAGGCGAAATTGCTGACGGCGGATCAGGCTGGCGGCGCAACCGAGATGCCGGTCTATACCGTCGCCAAGGGCGGCGCCTTCAAGATGGTTGCCGATCCCCCGGCAATCAATTGGCCTTTGACCATCCTCATACTGACGATCCTCGTCATCTACGTGACGATGGTCTATGGCCCGATTGCCGCCATCCTGGTGGAGATGTTCCCGACCCGCATCCGCTATACCGGCATGTCGCTGCCCTATCATATCGGCAACGGCTGGTTCGGCGGCCTGCTACCGGCAACGGTCTTCGCCATGAGTGCCGCCACGGGCGATATCTACTACGGCCTCTGGTATCCAATCGCGATCGCTGCGATGACGCTCGTCATCGGCCTTATCTTCGTTCGCGAAACCAAGGGCGTCGATCTCAACGCCATCAAGTAA
- a CDS encoding sugar ABC transporter ATP-binding protein — MTLLDIQNLSLAFGSTQALAGASLTIDRGEVVALMGANGAGKSTLVKILSGIHRADSGRILWNGNDYYADSPAEAVAQGIVTVHQSTDVVGVAGLSVADALLLNQFVDGRQPFFLSKRSVRRKAAAILSEAGFDLPLNRDFGDLGTADRQMVAIARALSNKAQLLILDEPTTSLSARETGRLYDIVRQLKARGLGILYISHRTADLDALADRVEILRGGRNVGAFTRPIDFSSAIETMIGRPMTAARPQRREQFDQTVLELQGVRLRADSPPIDLKLHAGEVVAITGVLGAGKSRLLSALFGLESFVAGNALLDGAPFQPASPTDAIARGVVMAAADRHRSSLMPPDWPGESIAATISLPHLTRWYPSGFLFSGREIREGEKAIRRLGIKTSRPDASVWSLSGGNQQKVVLARWEAEPSRLLLLDEPFQGVDVGARQDIIAAIRAHTDRATLIATSDPEEALEVADRVLLMEHHTLKEVAHASADDRQNEEYA, encoded by the coding sequence ATGACCTTGCTGGATATCCAAAATCTCTCGCTTGCCTTCGGCTCGACGCAAGCCTTGGCGGGCGCGTCGCTCACCATCGACCGCGGCGAAGTCGTCGCGCTGATGGGAGCGAACGGCGCTGGAAAATCGACTTTGGTGAAAATCCTGTCGGGCATTCACCGTGCCGATTCAGGCAGGATCTTGTGGAACGGCAATGATTATTACGCCGATAGCCCAGCCGAGGCCGTAGCCCAAGGCATCGTCACCGTGCACCAATCCACCGACGTCGTCGGTGTGGCGGGCCTTTCGGTGGCGGATGCCCTTCTGCTCAATCAATTCGTCGACGGGCGACAGCCCTTCTTCCTGTCGAAGCGCTCGGTGCGGCGAAAGGCAGCGGCCATCCTGTCGGAAGCCGGTTTCGACCTGCCGCTCAATCGGGATTTCGGCGACCTCGGTACGGCGGACCGGCAGATGGTTGCCATTGCCCGCGCCCTATCGAACAAGGCGCAACTGCTGATCCTGGACGAACCGACGACAAGCCTTTCCGCACGCGAGACAGGCCGCCTCTACGACATCGTCCGTCAACTGAAAGCGCGCGGCCTCGGCATTCTCTATATCTCGCATCGAACCGCCGATCTCGATGCGCTCGCCGATCGCGTCGAGATCCTGCGCGGCGGCCGCAACGTCGGCGCCTTTACACGCCCCATCGATTTTAGCTCTGCCATCGAAACCATGATCGGGCGACCAATGACAGCGGCGCGCCCGCAGCGGCGCGAGCAGTTCGACCAGACGGTGCTGGAGCTTCAGGGCGTGCGGCTGCGTGCCGACAGCCCACCGATCGATCTCAAGCTCCATGCCGGCGAGGTCGTGGCGATTACCGGCGTTCTCGGCGCAGGCAAGAGCCGGCTTCTCTCGGCCCTTTTCGGCCTGGAATCCTTCGTCGCGGGCAACGCCCTTCTCGATGGCGCTCCCTTTCAGCCCGCCTCTCCGACGGATGCAATCGCGCGCGGCGTCGTCATGGCCGCCGCCGATCGGCATCGCTCCTCCCTCATGCCACCGGACTGGCCAGGCGAAAGCATTGCGGCCACGATCAGCCTGCCACATCTGACGCGATGGTATCCATCGGGCTTCCTGTTTTCAGGGCGAGAGATCCGTGAGGGCGAAAAGGCGATCCGGCGCCTTGGCATCAAGACGTCTCGCCCGGACGCATCCGTCTGGTCGCTGTCGGGCGGCAACCAACAAAAGGTCGTGCTCGCGCGCTGGGAGGCGGAGCCGAGCCGCCTGCTGCTGCTCGACGAGCCCTTCCAGGGTGTCGATGTCGGCGCTCGCCAGGACATTATCGCGGCGATCCGCGCCCATACCGATCGCGCCACGCTGATCGCGACATCCGATCCGGAAGAGGCGCTCGAAGTCGCCGACCGGGTGCTGCTGATGGAGCACCACACCCTGAAAGAAGTCGCTCATGCGAGTGCCGACGATCGGCAGAACGAGGAATACGCCTGA
- a CDS encoding ABC transporter permease: MSEGTVQIPQQKAADGVISPQEFVRRGAVFFLLFALVIIFSFAQPAFININNLMSILQAVSVVAIIGAGVTVTLAIGGFDLSVGAVAASSVMAASYAMIVLNLNAYETVPLVLAFGAIVGLVNAVLIVRLKVPDLLATLATMFLLTGLQLIPTAGRSISVGLILPDGTTATGKVDPAFLAIGRSSLFGTIPFPVILMLIVAFVLFVLTERTRLGRLLYATGGNEAATRLAGANIARLKTFAYVLSGTLASLGGIIVAARVGRGDVSSGASLLMDSVAASLIGFAVLGLRRPNVLGTTIGAVFVGILLNGLTMLNAPYYTQDFIKGAVLVGALALTYGISRGRA, encoded by the coding sequence ATGAGTGAAGGAACCGTCCAAATCCCCCAGCAGAAGGCAGCAGACGGTGTGATATCCCCGCAGGAATTCGTGCGGCGGGGAGCGGTATTTTTCCTCCTTTTCGCCCTCGTCATCATCTTCAGCTTCGCCCAGCCGGCCTTCATCAACATCAACAATCTGATGAGCATCCTGCAGGCGGTTTCGGTCGTCGCCATCATCGGTGCGGGCGTTACCGTGACGCTTGCCATCGGCGGCTTCGATCTTTCCGTCGGCGCGGTGGCCGCCTCGAGCGTCATGGCCGCCAGCTATGCCATGATCGTCCTCAATCTCAACGCCTATGAGACCGTGCCGCTGGTGCTTGCCTTCGGCGCGATCGTCGGGCTCGTCAATGCCGTGCTGATCGTCCGGCTGAAAGTTCCGGATCTGCTCGCCACGCTTGCCACCATGTTCCTGTTGACCGGGCTGCAACTGATCCCGACGGCGGGGCGCTCGATCTCGGTAGGCCTCATCCTTCCCGATGGAACGACGGCAACGGGCAAGGTCGATCCTGCCTTCCTGGCGATCGGACGATCGAGCCTATTCGGCACCATCCCCTTCCCCGTCATTCTCATGCTGATCGTCGCCTTCGTGCTCTTTGTTCTTACCGAACGCACACGCCTTGGCCGCCTTCTCTATGCGACCGGCGGCAATGAAGCCGCGACCAGGCTTGCCGGCGCCAATATCGCCCGCCTGAAGACCTTTGCCTATGTGCTTTCAGGTACCCTTGCTTCGCTCGGCGGCATCATCGTCGCTGCCCGTGTCGGCCGTGGCGACGTCTCCTCCGGCGCCTCGTTGCTGATGGATTCCGTGGCAGCCTCGCTCATCGGCTTTGCCGTGCTTGGACTGCGGCGTCCCAACGTTCTCGGCACCACGATCGGTGCCGTCTTCGTCGGCATTCTTCTGAACGGGCTGACGATGCTGAACGCGCCTTATTACACGCAGGACTTCATCAAGGGCGCTGTTCTCGTGGGTGCGCTTGCGCTTACCTATGGCATCAGCCGCGGCAGAGCGTGA
- a CDS encoding xanthine dehydrogenase family protein molybdopterin-binding subunit: protein MTMMEPRKHGDASDGTVGGRQSRFEGNMKVTGTATYALEYPVENLAYAVLVQSTIAAGRIVNVDTSAALAMPGVLLVLTPEDDLGLKLGADWGGNKPAEGPYYPLPRQVQFNGQSIAAVVAESREQATEAARLVRVTYEESKHVADLNDPNAGEGKLVDALTSAWGDAEAALAASPVRIEAEYSTPREYHVAMEPHGLTAKWDGDQLTIWEPSQWSHGMARMYSEWFDMAYENVRIISPFIGGGFGSKGQPLAYGAVAIAAARKLGRPVKLAVTRPQNFTSYGGRAGTRQKIALGATEDGILQAIVHRGASETSISADWPEQTGAATSILYKVENFSSQHRIVPVNSVTPGALRGPGKNPSAYGIECAIEELAYKLGMDPLELRLKNYAVHDYQSGKPWSTRRLREALTEGAEAFGWSRRSHAPRSMRDGKTLIGWGIGCGTFPVIRAPSEAMIRILGNGRVEVVSGAIDMGQGTYTILAQSAAEVFGIPVDQVEVHLGDSRLPGSAIAGGSMLAGSIMGAVHKAAVAARDELIGLALSDANSPFRDTGANTLNFAEGRIAAPRGEAPSLTLAELMSALKREEIEVRRNTMPDGASAQEQLQAWTTLARAQGPTMGDYSMHSWCAHFAEVQVDVDFGTVRVSRMVSAFDCGRLYNPKLVESQWRGGIIMGIGQALLEEGLVDPRNGRTVNNNVGDYLVPTNSDIPDIQVISVGVPDFNASALGGKGVGEVGIVGVAPAIANAVFHATGKRVRDLPITLEKLL, encoded by the coding sequence ATGACCATGATGGAACCCCGCAAGCACGGCGATGCTTCCGACGGGACGGTCGGCGGCCGTCAGTCGCGCTTCGAAGGCAATATGAAAGTGACGGGAACGGCGACCTATGCGCTGGAATATCCGGTCGAAAACCTGGCCTATGCCGTCCTTGTCCAGAGCACGATCGCCGCCGGACGTATCGTCAATGTCGACACTTCGGCAGCGCTCGCAATGCCGGGCGTGCTGCTGGTGTTGACGCCGGAGGACGATCTCGGTCTCAAGCTCGGTGCCGACTGGGGTGGCAACAAGCCCGCCGAGGGACCCTATTATCCGCTGCCGCGCCAGGTGCAGTTCAACGGCCAGTCGATCGCCGCCGTCGTGGCCGAAAGCCGCGAGCAGGCGACGGAGGCGGCGAGGCTGGTGCGCGTCACCTATGAAGAGAGCAAGCATGTTGCCGATCTCAACGATCCGAATGCCGGCGAAGGCAAGCTCGTGGACGCCCTCACTTCCGCCTGGGGCGACGCCGAGGCCGCGCTTGCCGCTTCCCCCGTCCGTATCGAGGCCGAATACTCGACGCCGCGCGAATATCATGTGGCGATGGAGCCGCACGGGCTGACGGCGAAATGGGATGGCGACCAGCTGACGATCTGGGAACCGAGCCAGTGGTCGCACGGCATGGCGCGCATGTATTCCGAATGGTTCGACATGGCTTACGAAAATGTCCGGATCATTTCACCCTTCATCGGCGGCGGTTTCGGATCGAAGGGGCAGCCGCTCGCCTATGGCGCCGTCGCGATTGCGGCCGCAAGGAAGCTCGGCCGGCCGGTGAAGCTTGCGGTCACGCGGCCGCAGAATTTCACGAGTTATGGCGGCCGCGCCGGGACCAGACAGAAGATCGCGCTCGGCGCGACGGAAGATGGCATTCTGCAGGCGATCGTCCATCGTGGCGCCAGTGAGACATCCATCTCCGCTGACTGGCCGGAACAGACCGGGGCGGCAACATCGATCCTCTACAAGGTCGAAAACTTTTCCTCGCAGCACCGGATCGTGCCTGTTAACAGCGTGACACCCGGCGCCTTGCGTGGCCCGGGCAAAAACCCGAGCGCCTATGGCATCGAATGCGCGATTGAGGAGCTTGCCTATAAGCTCGGCATGGATCCGCTCGAACTCAGGCTGAAGAACTATGCCGTTCACGACTATCAGTCCGGCAAGCCCTGGTCGACGCGCCGGCTGCGTGAGGCCTTGACCGAGGGTGCGGAAGCCTTCGGCTGGTCGCGGCGCAGCCACGCGCCGCGCTCGATGCGCGATGGCAAGACCCTGATCGGCTGGGGCATCGGTTGCGGCACCTTCCCCGTCATCCGGGCGCCGAGCGAGGCGATGATCCGCATTCTCGGGAACGGCAGGGTCGAGGTCGTCAGCGGCGCCATCGACATGGGGCAGGGGACCTATACGATCCTCGCCCAGAGTGCCGCTGAGGTCTTCGGCATTCCGGTGGATCAGGTCGAAGTCCATCTCGGCGATTCACGGCTACCAGGTTCGGCGATCGCCGGCGGCTCGATGCTGGCCGGATCGATCATGGGAGCCGTCCATAAGGCTGCGGTCGCAGCGCGCGACGAGCTCATCGGCCTTGCGCTCAGCGATGCCAATTCGCCGTTCCGCGATACGGGCGCGAATACGCTCAATTTCGCGGAGGGCCGCATCGCTGCACCGCGCGGCGAGGCACCGTCGCTCACGCTGGCCGAACTGATGTCGGCGCTCAAGCGCGAAGAGATCGAAGTCCGGCGCAACACCATGCCGGACGGTGCGAGCGCCCAGGAACAGCTCCAGGCCTGGACCACCTTGGCCAGGGCTCAGGGACCGACCATGGGCGATTATTCGATGCACAGCTGGTGCGCCCATTTCGCCGAAGTGCAGGTCGACGTGGACTTTGGCACGGTGCGCGTCTCCCGCATGGTCTCCGCCTTCGATTGCGGTCGCCTCTATAATCCCAAGCTGGTCGAAAGCCAGTGGCGCGGCGGCATCATCATGGGCATCGGCCAAGCGCTCCTCGAAGAGGGGTTGGTCGATCCCCGCAACGGGCGAACCGTCAACAACAATGTCGGCGACTACCTCGTACCGACGAATTCCGACATTCCGGATATCCAGGTGATCTCCGTTGGCGTGCCGGATTTCAATGCCTCGGCGCTGGGCGGCAAGGGCGTCGGTGAAGTCGGCATCGTCGGCGTGGCGCCGGCGATCGCCAATGCCGTATTCCATGCGACCGGCAAGCGCGTCCGCGACCTGCCGATCACCTTGGAAAAGCTGCTTTAG
- a CDS encoding xanthine dehydrogenase family protein subunit M, translating to MRNFSYLRATSAAEAGQAAQQAGAMILAGGTTLLDLAKCGVSEPDTVVDISHLSGMSGIAVDTAGARIGALARMSDVADHEDIRMAFPAVSESLALAASAQLRNMATIGGNLLQRTRCAYFRDPGTFSACNKRNPGSGCAAIGGITRNHAVLGTSGSCIASYPGDLAVALVALDAVVETDSRKVTVDDFFLAPGDTPDKETILHRGEIITAVTIPASAAARNSSYIKIRDRQSYEFAAASAAVGLELEADGRTVRDIRVALGGIATRPWRARAVEQALVGKALDAELVEKASRLAMEGAVAHGGNRYKIELAPRVIARAILKMGGLA from the coding sequence ATGCGAAACTTTTCCTATCTGCGCGCCACATCCGCAGCCGAAGCCGGTCAGGCGGCGCAACAGGCCGGCGCGATGATCCTTGCCGGCGGCACGACGCTGCTCGATCTCGCCAAATGCGGGGTGAGCGAACCCGACACGGTTGTCGATATCAGCCATCTTTCCGGCATGAGCGGCATCGCGGTCGATACGGCCGGCGCCAGGATTGGCGCGCTTGCCAGGATGAGTGACGTGGCCGACCATGAGGATATCCGAATGGCATTCCCGGCGGTTTCGGAATCGCTGGCATTGGCCGCCTCCGCCCAGCTTCGCAACATGGCGACGATCGGCGGCAATCTCCTGCAGCGGACGCGCTGTGCCTATTTCCGCGATCCGGGCACCTTTTCGGCCTGCAACAAGCGCAATCCTGGCTCCGGCTGTGCTGCCATCGGCGGCATCACGCGCAATCACGCCGTGCTCGGGACGAGCGGATCATGCATCGCCTCCTATCCCGGCGATCTGGCGGTCGCTCTTGTTGCATTAGACGCCGTGGTGGAGACGGATAGCCGCAAGGTGACTGTCGACGATTTCTTCCTTGCGCCCGGAGATACGCCGGATAAGGAAACTATTCTTCATCGCGGCGAAATCATTACGGCCGTCACTATTCCAGCTTCCGCCGCGGCCCGGAACTCGAGCTACATCAAGATCCGCGACCGGCAGTCTTATGAATTCGCCGCCGCAAGCGCCGCCGTTGGCCTGGAGCTCGAAGCCGATGGCAGGACCGTGCGCGATATTCGCGTGGCGCTCGGCGGTATCGCCACCAGGCCCTGGCGGGCGCGAGCCGTCGAGCAGGCGCTCGTCGGCAAAGCTCTCGACGCTGAACTCGTTGAGAAGGCCAGCCGTCTCGCCATGGAAGGTGCCGTCGCGCATGGCGGCAACCGTTACAAGATCGAACTCGCGCCGCGCGTCATCGCCCGCGCCATTCTGAAGATGGGAGGCCTTGCATGA
- a CDS encoding (2Fe-2S)-binding protein, with the protein MTRTIHIALDINGQRRELDLEPRVTLLDALREHLSLPGTKKGCDQGQCGACTCHVDGKRVLSCLTLAAQVEGREITTIEGLAGDAGDLHPVQAAFIEHDAFQCGYCTPGQIMSAVACIREGHAGSDAEIREYMSGNLCRCGAYNSIVAAVRQAAEVA; encoded by the coding sequence ATGACACGAACCATCCATATCGCGCTTGACATCAATGGGCAGCGCCGTGAACTCGATCTCGAGCCGCGCGTGACCCTGCTCGATGCGCTGCGCGAGCATCTCTCCCTCCCGGGCACCAAAAAGGGCTGCGATCAGGGCCAGTGCGGCGCCTGCACCTGCCATGTCGACGGCAAGCGCGTGCTCTCCTGTCTGACACTTGCAGCGCAGGTCGAGGGCCGCGAGATAACGACGATCGAGGGACTGGCCGGAGACGCCGGCGATCTGCATCCGGTGCAGGCCGCGTTCATCGAGCACGACGCCTTCCAATGCGGCTATTGCACGCCAGGCCAGATCATGTCGGCGGTCGCCTGCATTCGCGAGGGCCATGCCGGCTCGGACGCGGAGATTCGCGAATATATGTCCGGCAATCTCTGTCGGTGCGGGGCCTATAACAGCATCGTCGCGGCGGTGCGCCAGGCAGCGGAGGTGGCATGA
- a CDS encoding CDP-diacylglycerol diphosphatase, translating to MTFSRRVTALAASCLPFLVAPAFADSDVLWKIVHDKCVVQTAPCISVNTAEHYAMLKDLRGVAQFLLIPTDKITGMESPALLDPATHNFFADAWAEQGDVDARLPRAIPRDGMSLAVNALQARSQNQLHIHVDCLSADARAILKADADKIGPDWAPLPDAIAGHKFAAIRVKGETLGDFNPFLALAKTLKDPAKEMGDHNLVVAGANFGDGPGFIVLTDVALPGLGGEDVQDHSCAIMY from the coding sequence ATGACATTCTCTCGCCGCGTTACGGCTCTTGCCGCATCATGTCTTCCCTTCCTTGTCGCACCGGCCTTTGCCGATTCCGATGTGCTGTGGAAGATCGTGCATGACAAATGCGTCGTGCAGACTGCACCCTGCATTTCGGTGAATACGGCCGAACACTATGCGATGCTGAAGGATCTGCGCGGCGTTGCGCAATTTCTGCTGATCCCCACCGACAAGATCACCGGCATGGAAAGCCCGGCGCTTCTCGATCCGGCGACGCATAACTTCTTCGCCGATGCCTGGGCCGAGCAAGGCGATGTCGATGCCCGCCTGCCGCGTGCGATCCCGCGCGACGGCATGAGCCTTGCCGTCAACGCGCTGCAGGCCCGCTCGCAGAACCAATTGCATATCCATGTCGATTGCCTCAGCGCCGATGCGCGAGCCATCCTGAAGGCGGACGCCGACAAGATCGGACCGGACTGGGCGCCGCTTCCCGATGCCATTGCCGGCCACAAATTCGCGGCAATCCGCGTCAAGGGCGAGACACTGGGCGATTTCAATCCGTTCCTGGCTCTCGCCAAAACGTTGAAGGATCCGGCAAAGGAAATGGGCGATCACAATCTCGTGGTTGCAGGCGCCAATTTCGGCGATGGCCCCGGCTTCATCGTATTGACGGATGTGGCTTTGCCCGGCTTGGGCGGTGAGGATGTGCAGGATCACAGCTGCGCGATCATGTATTAA
- a CDS encoding (2Fe-2S)-binding protein yields MNLQINSQSYQVNSDGDTPLLWIIRDELGMTGTKYGCGLAQCGACSVLVDGEVVRSCVTPLDSVAGRQITTIEAIEADPVGKRVVAAWIKHQVPQCGYCQSGQVVAATALLKQTPNPSDDEIAAAMINLCRCGTYNAIEAAVKDLSSKEGETL; encoded by the coding sequence ATGAATCTTCAGATCAATAGCCAGTCCTATCAGGTCAACTCGGACGGAGACACGCCGCTACTTTGGATCATCCGTGACGAGCTGGGCATGACCGGCACGAAATATGGCTGTGGGCTGGCCCAATGCGGCGCCTGTTCGGTCCTTGTCGACGGAGAGGTGGTACGCTCATGCGTGACGCCGCTCGACAGCGTTGCCGGCCGCCAGATCACGACGATCGAAGCGATCGAGGCAGATCCGGTCGGCAAGCGGGTGGTCGCCGCCTGGATCAAGCATCAGGTTCCGCAATGCGGCTATTGTCAATCGGGGCAGGTCGTCGCGGCGACCGCGCTCCTTAAACAGACACCCAATCCTTCCGACGACGAGATTGCCGCGGCGATGATCAATCTCTGTCGATGCGGAACCTACAACGCGATCGAAGCAGCGGTCAAAGATCTCTCCTCGAAAGAAGGAGAAACGCTATGA